TTCTTAATTATGGATTCTTCATAAGAGGGAACAGTTATGCCGACCTTTGAATCCAGTGTGGATACACCAAGGATAGTTAGATCCAAATGGATTTGTTGTATTGCTCTAAGCGTTGAAGCTCCGAATAACACTTGGTTCTTTTTATCAAGGTCGCCACCCAACAAGGTTATACTAGCTTTAGACAATCGGCATAGTGATAACGCGATAGCGGGAGAATTAGTAATAATTCTTCCATCAAAATGCTCAGGGATGTTCTCAGCCACTTTTAAATTTGTCTTGCCGCCGTCAATAAAGATAACTTTTGCATTCTCAATAAGTGTGCAAGCGCGTTTAGCTAGGTCAGCTTTGGTCTGACTATTAAATTCTACGCGAGAATTGAAATCTTTCATGTCACTGATAAGACTATGGGCTCCGCCATGGATACGTTTGAGAAGCCCCAGCTTCGATAGGCTTTGTAAGTCTTTTCGAATGGTATCTTCGGTTACATTTAATTCCTGTGTTAATTCTTGAACAACAACACGGCCTTCGGTCTCAACTTTTTTTAGGATGTACGCCTGTCTGTCAGCTTTTAGCACCGATCCACCTCTTTTCACAAAATGCTCTAAAGGATGTACTTAACGTTACTATTTTACAACATATGAAATGAATTTGAAAAAAATCAATCGATTTTACGTTCAACTCCGTCTTACTTATAGGTATATGAGATGGATGCATTTTCCTGATCGAAGACAGAGGGGGTGGTAGAAGGTGGAAAATACAATGGATGAGGTAAGAATGGTAGATTTTGCGCAGATGGATGAAGAAGCTTTTTTTAGTCGTTTGTATGTGGAGCATCGAAAAATGTACGCCATTGCCTACAGTTATCTGAGAACAGAAGCAGATACGCTGGAAGTGATCCAAGAAGCGTCATGCAGGGCATGGATGAAACGTAAAAAACTAAAGGACGAACAGTCCTTCACACCCTGGCTGATTCGAATAACGATTAATTGCTGCATGGATGAGTTAAGGCGCAAAAAACGTGTGGTACCTACGGAAAAAATGGTGGAGGAAGCGGCGCGGGAAATGAAGAGCAACGATCGAATTGATCTGGAGCGCGCGATGAATCGGATAAAGCCTAGGTATCGGCATGTCGTAACGCTTAAATACTACCATGATATGACCACTATCGAAATTGCAAAAGTTCTAAAAAGACCAGAAGGTACTATTAAGACTTGGTTGCGCGAAGGGCTTAAACAGCTTCGAAGTTATCTATAGCGATATTGGAGGTGAATGGAATGACAGATCAAGAAGAACGTATTCTACGCAAGAACATCGATGAGGTTCAACAGAACGTTGAAACAATGCAAGAAATGAAAATCTACAACGCTATGAAAAGAGGAATTGTAGAGGGGAAGAACCAGGAAAAGCGACGTATCTATACTACCGGTATGGGCGTAGTAGCAGCTGCAGCGGTTGCGTTAATGGTTACATACAATACGATAGGGTTACCGAATAAAGGAATAACACAATCTTCTGTACAATCAGTCAGCATTAAAAATACGGATAATTTCAAAGCATATCGCTCGTTCTCAAGGTTAGAGCCTGCATTAGCCAGTGCCCTTGAGCAGAATCTTGTTGTGCCGGTCGGTCAAAGTGCGGAAAACAAGGGATACCTGATAGATGTGACAGGTGCCGTTACAGATGGACGGAAGGTTTATGTTTTATACAGTGTTCAGAACAATACGGACGAAGTAGTTATACACGCGGATTTTGAGCTTCAATTTGAAGGAATAAAGGAGTCGCCTCTTCACAAAGGCGCATCATTAAGTATGCTAGCTAGCGAGAGCCGAATTCAACCCGGGCAGTCTATGGATTTTATATACTCCACCAATCTTTCGCCAACGATTCAATATCCAAAGAAAGTAAACTATAATATTATTCTTACTGAAACTTCAGATAAAGCGCTCCTATCCAGCAGCAATAAGTACCGAACAAGCCTAGATGTTGCTTTCGAGCTTGATCCTGACATGCTCAAAGCACAGGAACGTATGCTGGATACAGACGGAACACTGACCATAGATGGACAAAAGATTAAAGTAACCGAGGTCCAATATACTCCGCTAAGCACCTATGTCGATCTTGCGTATGACGAGAACAATGATAAACAAATTTTCCAATTAATTAACCCAGTTTTGATCAGTAAATATGAAGGTGTCGAGGAGAAGTATTATTATCCCACACTTATCACTGCTGATAACTCTGAAGTCTACTCGGATAATTCCAAGGCAACGTTAGTGTTCAGAAACAGTGAAAAGATTGTAAAGAGCAAGCCAGACAGCGTCTCGTTGAAAGCATTCGGAATTTCGGCCGTTGAAAAGGATCAGATGAAAATTGTCGTCGATCTTAACAAGTATCAGCTTATAGAAGCGCCGGGAAGTGGACTCGAGTTAGTCACGCCAAAACAAGAGAATAATGTAGAGGAAGGAGAAATCCTCCTAAGACGTAATCTTGAGAATGCTCAATATTTAGAAGGCTCTACTAGACTTGCTGAGACTTTTACTGACGCAAAAGGGAAGGTACATAATAGAGCAACTTCCACAAGCAGCTTCAGCAGCTATACGACTTCTAAGGATGGGTCAGCCGTGAACGAGTTTGGATATAATTTTGGTGCGGAAGCGAAGAACTATCCTCAGCCATTAACGATAACGTTAGAGAAATATACAAATCCAATTATGGATACGCAGGCTGTGGAGTTGTACTCGAAGAATTAGAAAGCAATGAATGATTAAACAAAAGATTGAATTTTATATTAACTCTTTTAGCCGTTGATAATTCTATCAACGGTTTTTCTGTGACCCCACATCTTCATTCTTTGAAATTTAAGAAATACTTAATATATACCGTACTTCTTTTTAAAAAGTTTTACTTATTCTAAGTACATGAAGGAGGTTACTGAAAGAATGATAAATCCAATTATGAAGAAATGGCTCCGAAAGGATGGCTCAGCGGCAATAATGTTCCTGGCACCAAGCGGTATCGGATTCGCGATGTTTTACCTTATACCGTTTGTTATGGGAGTATTCTATTCTTTTATGGACAGCACGATAGAGGGCCACTTTGTAGGGTTTGATAATTACCGAGAGCTGCTAGATAGCGATTCTTTCCGTAAAGCAGCATCTAATACATTTTATTTTAGCCTGATAAGTGTTCCACTAATGCTTGTGCTCTCGTTAGGATTAGCGATGTTATTGAATAAAAATACATATCTTCGGAATTGGCTGAGGACTGGATACGTGTTGCCGCTTGTCGTACCTGTCGCCTCCATCATTCTGATCTGGCAGATGCTCTTCGATTGGAATGGCTCGCTTAACGCCTGGCTGAACAACTTCGGTATCGATCGTGTGGATTGGATGAAGACGGATGCAGCTAGAAATGTAATCATTGTTGTTTATTTATGGAAGAACATCGGTTATAACGTGATTTTATTCTTGGCGGGATTGCAGCAAATTCCAAAGGATTATTATGAAACGGCTCAAATTGAAGGTGCTGGTCGATTACGGCAGTTTCGCAGTATTACACTTGTATATCTAACCTCTTCGATGTTTTTTGTGGTCATCATGTCGATCATTAATTCATTCAAAGTGTTTCGAGAAACGTACT
This Paenibacillus sp. FSL R5-0345 DNA region includes the following protein-coding sequences:
- a CDS encoding DeoR/GlpR family DNA-binding transcription regulator, whose amino-acid sequence is MLKADRQAYILKKVETEGRVVVQELTQELNVTEDTIRKDLQSLSKLGLLKRIHGGAHSLISDMKDFNSRVEFNSQTKADLAKRACTLIENAKVIFIDGGKTNLKVAENIPEHFDGRIITNSPAIALSLCRLSKASITLLGGDLDKKNQVLFGASTLRAIQQIHLDLTILGVSTLDSKVGITVPSYEESIIKNQLFEQSSMVIAIATKEKLEKISTFFVAKVSALDYLITENTVDNKIINRYNKLGVNVVTV
- a CDS encoding DUF4179 domain-containing protein produces the protein MTDQEERILRKNIDEVQQNVETMQEMKIYNAMKRGIVEGKNQEKRRIYTTGMGVVAAAAVALMVTYNTIGLPNKGITQSSVQSVSIKNTDNFKAYRSFSRLEPALASALEQNLVVPVGQSAENKGYLIDVTGAVTDGRKVYVLYSVQNNTDEVVIHADFELQFEGIKESPLHKGASLSMLASESRIQPGQSMDFIYSTNLSPTIQYPKKVNYNIILTETSDKALLSSSNKYRTSLDVAFELDPDMLKAQERMLDTDGTLTIDGQKIKVTEVQYTPLSTYVDLAYDENNDKQIFQLINPVLISKYEGVEEKYYYPTLITADNSEVYSDNSKATLVFRNSEKIVKSKPDSVSLKAFGISAVEKDQMKIVVDLNKYQLIEAPGSGLELVTPKQENNVEEGEILLRRNLENAQYLEGSTRLAETFTDAKGKVHNRATSTSSFSSYTTSKDGSAVNEFGYNFGAEAKNYPQPLTITLEKYTNPIMDTQAVELYSKN
- a CDS encoding carbohydrate ABC transporter permease, producing MKKWLRKDGSAAIMFLAPSGIGFAMFYLIPFVMGVFYSFMDSTIEGHFVGFDNYRELLDSDSFRKAASNTFYFSLISVPLMLVLSLGLAMLLNKNTYLRNWLRTGYVLPLVVPVASIILIWQMLFDWNGSLNAWLNNFGIDRVDWMKTDAARNVIIVVYLWKNIGYNVILFLAGLQQIPKDYYETAQIEGAGRLRQFRSITLVYLTSSMFFVVIMSIINSFKVFRETYLIAGEYPHDSIYMLQHYMNNMFMSLDVQKLTAAATLMFGCILLIVLGLFTFERRHRQFME
- a CDS encoding RNA polymerase sigma factor yields the protein MDEVRMVDFAQMDEEAFFSRLYVEHRKMYAIAYSYLRTEADTLEVIQEASCRAWMKRKKLKDEQSFTPWLIRITINCCMDELRRKKRVVPTEKMVEEAAREMKSNDRIDLERAMNRIKPRYRHVVTLKYYHDMTTIEIAKVLKRPEGTIKTWLREGLKQLRSYL